GCAGAGGTAGAAAATTCACTATCTTTGCCTGATTTTTCTTTTATAAAAACTTGCTCTTATATTTATGCAGCACAAAAAGACAGATTGCTATCTGCCTAAATTAACGATATACTTTTATCGATGTTATGCAACTCGATACAGAAAACTTACTGCTGACTTAGGCTTGACTTTGCGAGGGTCGGAACGCCCGGGTCTTACAGGTAAAAGATTCTTCTGTATCAGCGTCTCAACGTCAGGTGGGGAAATGTCATTTCGCAGGAAATAACGACATATATGAATTGCTATTGTGTAATTCATTTGATAAACATGTTTTGTACCTTTTTGTTGGATTATTACATGCATTGTAATGAGCTCACAATAATTGTAAAGGATTAAACGTGCGTATATTTCTTGCATGATATACTCCATCTTTTTTGAATGAAAGCAACATAATCCGATAGCATATTTCAATTCCCTGAACGATGTTTCGATGCCATCGCATTGCATAAACCTTCTTTATTTCTTCTACTGGAAAATCTTCCTTTGGAAGATTGGTAATTATACTTTCATACGAATCTTCTGAAATGGCAAACCTTACTACTCTAAAATTCAACGTATAAAATTTTTTGTCATATAAATCCAGATAGTCAAATGGACTGGATTTTGCAATAAATTTAAATTTTTTGGGTTTAGCTTTCACATCTTTTGTCTGTTTTCGGGTTAATATAAGTTGCATGTCGTGGTCAAACTCATTTTCATCAGGAAGGTCAAAACTTCCTGTCATGCTTCCCCCACCGCCATCCTTTACACGAATCAGATAATACATTCCTTTTTCTTGGACATGCGCAAAAATATTATATGTTTCATATCCTCTGTCTGCGATAAAAATTGTTTTTTTCTCTCCTTTATAACGGTCAATCATTTGTGTCATTGCCAATGATTCGTTTTCTAGCCTTGCAGGTTGTATCACAAGATCAATATATCGCTTCTCGCACAGGTCGAAAAGAGCATTCAGATGAATCTGATTAAATCCCCGATCAGTTGGTTGAGACTGAAAATAAGTGCCTGCATCGTTTGGATTACGGGCAATGTTCAAATCTGAGCCATCACAAGCTAATAGTTGATAATCCTTATACTTTTTTTCGAATGAGAAACAAGAATTAAATTCATAAAACAAAAACTGGAATGCCTCCAGAAGTAGTTTGTTTCTCTGTTGACAGAACGCTGAAGCAGACGGGGTATCGACAGAGAACTGGAAATAATCCAGCAATTCTTTTTTTAAGCTTCCACTTTCCATAGAAAGAAGAAATTGAATTGTAGATACAAAATCAAGTTTTCTGTTCCGTGAAAAATCAACTTCTGGATTTTTTGAAAACAACCATGGGGCGGTCGCCATTTTATGGATTAAAGATGACAATTTGTTTTTTACATGTTCCGCAAATATCATAAGCGTTACCTCCAAAATGTAATACATTTAAGTGGCTTCGCCGCAAATTTTTCTATATTTGTCAAGGATTTTTTACAAAAAAAGAGCAGGGTATATATTTTTATATACCTTGCTCTGCAAGAGGCTGCCGACTCAATGTCTTAACTAAATGACATTGCCTGATTTGGGGCTCCCTTTGCATCATGCCTGCAGTCAGTCCGGAAAGAAAAAGTGGCAATGCCTGTTTCAGATTGTTTTCCACTGCATCTACAATCTGTTTCACAAAAAGTTCTTCCCGTTCTCTTGTTTCCAGATAAGGATCAGCCTGTGTGCGGTAGTAGCGGTCAAAATAATCTACCAGTGCAAGAGAGATTACCTGACTGTAAGATTTAAAATCCTGTCTGTCCATCGTCTGTAAATATTCCCAGGCTTTCCGCTGTTGAGCTTTGTCCAGATTAAATCGCAGGTTTGTGTTGCGGATATTGTTCTGCATGGTTTATCCCCTCCTTTTCAGGCTCATATAAGCCAGAGATTCGTAACCTTTGGCGGTGGCGCAGATGTCATCAATGATGGTGACTCGTGATTTGTCATAAGTTCCGAAGTTACGGATCAGGCATCCACCGCCGCCAACCACATACAGGCGCATCAGGTCAGGATTGTATTCATATTTGCGGAGCGTGGAAAAAAGTTCTGCCACATACTGTCTGGCAATAGAACTGATACAATCCAGATATGGCGCTGAAATGTCAGCTGTTCTAAACCGCAGAATCTGTTCTACTGTGGATTCTTCAATCTTCACTCCAAATTTGTCCAGAACAGCGTTCTTTGCAGCAATCATGCATTGGTTTACACCAAGTTTTTCTGTCCAGCATTGGTTTTCCTGTGCTTTCTTATTGTTGATATACAGAATGTTCATGGTTCCGTTTCCGATATCTGCAAGGAGATTGGTTCCCTTGAAATCTCCAAGCTGGTTTACGATAGCAGGATATCCCTGTGGGTAAAGGCTGCATCCCACAAAGCGGAGATGATACTCTTTGCTGTTAAAACGGTAATGGACTTCTGGATTCTGGAGCAGATAGGAACGAAAAGCTTCTCTTTGATTTCTGATCCATGTCAGAGGAAGTCCGGCAGCCAGATGAACATCTGCTTCACGGATGGAAAAGACATTCAGTTCCCTTGCAATAGCCATTAGCGTCAGAAGATAATATTCTTCGTCCATAGCTTTATCCGGGATAAATTCTTTGTGTCCTTCGCCGATCCGGTAGTAAATGCCGTTGTATTCCAGAATATTCCCGGTGAAGATTGGTTCAGTTTCATAGGCTTTGATGCCGGTTGGGGTGACGGTGTTTGCTGTTTTCATATTGCCGTAGCCATGATCTACAGCAATGATTTTTGTGTTTCTGAGTTCTCGCATAAAAAATACCTCCGTTTTCGTATTGATTGATTCAGCAGGTCGTACCGGTGTGGTACTGCTTTGCTGTGGGATAAGCATACGAAAATCGGAGGAAAAAGGCATTGAGGGGAAATTGAGCAGGAATTGAGAAAAAAGATATATTGTGCTTACGTTCTTCATGTACTCTTGTTGTGATTTCATTGTTTTTTATCGTATAATATGGATACTGGAGGTGGTTTGGATGAAATACAAGATTTTAGTTGTCGATGATGATAAAGAATTGGTGAAAATGCTTTGTAGTTATTTTAATATGAAACAATATGAAACCATTACGGCTACAGATGGAATGGAAGCATTAAATAAAATAAAAATGAAACCGGATATTATTTTGTTGGATATCAATATGCCACGCATGGATGGGATTGAAGTATGTCGTCTGATACGCAGTAAAGTGTTATGTCCAATTTTATTTCTAACAGCAAGAGTTGACGAAGATGATAAAATTAATGGGTTGCTTTCAGGTGGGGATGATTATATTACGAAACCATTTAGTCTTCGGGAGTTGGAAGCGAGGATTGTTACAAACATAAAGAGAGAAGAAAGGCATCAACAAAAAACGGAATACCGTTTCATGGATGAAATGCTGATTGATTATTCTGAAAAAATAGTAGCTATAGCTGGACACAGGATGGAGTTCACAAAAATTGAATATCAGATTATTGAATTCTTATCCATGCATCCAGGGCAGGTGTTTGATAAAGAACGTATATATGCACAAGTCTGTGGATATGATGCGGAAGGGGACAGTAGAACGATAACGGAATTAGTACGGCGTATAAGGAAAAAAATAGCGGATTATTCAGAAAAAGAATACATAGAAACTGTATGGGGGATTGGATACCGATGGAAAAAATAAGAAACTTGTCACTGAAAAAAACAATTCTGCTTTATTTTGTGATCAGCTTAACGGCAGCATTTCTGTTATCTGGATTTACAGTTCATTTTGCAAGAAATATGCAGAATAAAATATGGGAAAAATATATTGATTATGCAGATTATACGGACGTGTTTCAGCAATATGGAAAGAAATACGAGATTGAGATATCAAGACCTAATCAATCGCAGATGAATCGTTTGGACTATCATCTTTCGGAAATGTGTGACTTTATGGAAACATATTCGGTACTGATTTTTTCGATTGTTGGGAGTGTTGCTGCGGTATTCTTTTTTTATAAAAATAAGTTAAAGACACCTCTACAGGAACTAAAAGATGCCTCACAAATGATTGCAGATAATGAACTGGATTTTCATGTATCCTATGAAAATAAAGATGAGATGGGAACTTTGTGTAAAGAATTTGAAATGATGCGAAGTGCCTTAGCAGATAACAACAGAAAGATGTGGAGGATGATTGATGACGAGAAGGCTTTGCGGAATGCAATTGCACATGATATACGTTCTCCACTTTCCATATTGCGTGGGTATCAGGAAA
This window of the Mediterraneibacter gnavus ATCC 29149 genome carries:
- a CDS encoding IS4 family transposase, which encodes MIFAEHVKNKLSSLIHKMATAPWLFSKNPEVDFSRNRKLDFVSTIQFLLSMESGSLKKELLDYFQFSVDTPSASAFCQQRNKLLLEAFQFLFYEFNSCFSFEKKYKDYQLLACDGSDLNIARNPNDAGTYFQSQPTDRGFNQIHLNALFDLCEKRYIDLVIQPARLENESLAMTQMIDRYKGEKKTIFIADRGYETYNIFAHVQEKGMYYLIRVKDGGGGSMTGSFDLPDENEFDHDMQLILTRKQTKDVKAKPKKFKFIAKSSPFDYLDLYDKKFYTLNFRVVRFAISEDSYESIITNLPKEDFPVEEIKKVYAMRWHRNIVQGIEICYRIMLLSFKKDGVYHARNIRTFNPLQLL
- a CDS encoding ParM/StbA family protein; the encoded protein is MRELRNTKIIAVDHGYGNMKTANTVTPTGIKAYETEPIFTGNILEYNGIYYRIGEGHKEFIPDKAMDEEYYLLTLMAIARELNVFSIREADVHLAAGLPLTWIRNQREAFRSYLLQNPEVHYRFNSKEYHLRFVGCSLYPQGYPAIVNQLGDFKGTNLLADIGNGTMNILYINNKKAQENQCWTEKLGVNQCMIAAKNAVLDKFGVKIEESTVEQILRFRTADISAPYLDCISSIARQYVAELFSTLRKYEYNPDLMRLYVVGGGGCLIRNFGTYDKSRVTIIDDICATAKGYESLAYMSLKRRG
- a CDS encoding response regulator transcription factor, yielding MKYKILVVDDDKELVKMLCSYFNMKQYETITATDGMEALNKIKMKPDIILLDINMPRMDGIEVCRLIRSKVLCPILFLTARVDEDDKINGLLSGGDDYITKPFSLRELEARIVTNIKREERHQQKTEYRFMDEMLIDYSEKIVAIAGHRMEFTKIEYQIIEFLSMHPGQVFDKERIYAQVCGYDAEGDSRTITELVRRIRKKIADYSEKEYIETVWGIGYRWKK
- a CDS encoding sensor histidine kinase — translated: MEKIRNLSLKKTILLYFVISLTAAFLLSGFTVHFARNMQNKIWEKYIDYADYTDVFQQYGKKYEIEISRPNQSQMNRLDYHLSEMCDFMETYSVLIFSIVGSVAAVFFFYKNKLKTPLQELKDASQMIADNELDFHVSYENKDEMGTLCKEFEMMRSALADNNRKMWRMIDDEKALRNAIAHDIRSPLSILRGYQEMLLEFVSAESIKTEDVIDILQTGMYQIDRIEHFTENMRKMSHLEQRELQCSEIELSELAKKIEAEAAMLSKKESKLCKVERVQEQNIVKVDEELVMEVTDNLLENAVRYAQKSIALQIKKKDGFLIISVEDDGIGFVDTEEKVTEPFYHKNPQDDLKHFGLGMYISRIFCEKHGGNLKIYNARQGGAHVEALFKAE